A genome region from Erythrolamprus reginae isolate rEryReg1 chromosome 4, rEryReg1.hap1, whole genome shotgun sequence includes the following:
- the LOC139166208 gene encoding lamina-associated polypeptide 2-like isoform X2, with amino-acid sequence MEPSAEGDSRQGNERPSEPAPKREKPTLGRRPRETQEPEITPQMRLMITEAIARGIVAGVQKKQQGACPAPDKSLHQGKPTAPDNSEDPTLLQSPHSPASSRYSQKTLWGNEEEKELRVSEEKAGAPERPAFTGLFNPDLFKTLLSKAKATTGIGADPAVSDPSLDLSDPKSLVSSEPASEKEEIPTPKLFLDFVQQQWIQSEEDPLPSMKEKRFYNVDPNLRAALEIPTIDGPVVSLASPKFTSGDTDDALKEQDRGSEVTLRKVHQAAAWAVKSALAASFFNRTSLLWLEQLQSRIPDTDLCTFEDIKKLVAAAEFSADATLNSAKFASRSLASSLTVRRLLWLRYWQADMKYKWKLASSPYTDYTTDCHL; translated from the exons atggagccttccgcggagGGAGACAGCCGCCAGGGAAAC GAAAGACCTTCGGAACCAGCTCCTAAGAGAGAAAAACCTACTTTGGGACGCCGCCCAAGGGAGACGCAGGAGCCAGAAATCACCCCACAAATGAGACTAATGATCACAGAGGCTATTGCTCGGGGCATTGTGGCAGGCGTGCAAAAAAAGCAACAGGGAGCCTGTCCAGCCCCTGACAAGAGCTTACACCAGGGGAAGCCGACTGCGCCAGATAACTCAGAGGACCCCACTCTTCTTCAAAGTCCTCATTCCCCTGCCTCTTCCAGATACAGCCAAAAAACCCTCTGGGGtaatgaggaagaaaaagaactAAGGGTATCTGAGGAAAAAGCAGGGGCTCCAGAACGCCCAGCCTTCACAGGACTCTTCAACCCTGACTTGTTTAAGACACTTCTCTCCAAAGCCAAGGCGACAACTGGGATAGGAGCAGACCCAGCTGTGTCGGATCCATCCTTGGACTTATCTGACCCCAAGAGTCTGGTGTCCTCAGAGCCTGCTTCTGAAAAGGAGGAGATCCCCACCCCAAAATTATTCCTGGATTTTGTCCAGCAGCAATGGATTCAATCAGAGGAGGACCCTTTACCGAGCATGAAGGAGAAGCGTTTCTACAATGTGGACCCAAATCTCAGGGCGGCGTTAGAAATACCAACAATTGACGGGCCCGTGGTGTCCTTAGCCTCCCCTAAATTTACATCCGGTGACACGGACGATGCCTTAAAAGAACAAGATAGGGGGTCAGAAGTGACGCTCCGCAAAGTCCATCAAGCGGCTGCCTGGGCGGTTAAGTCGGCTCTGGCTGCTTCCTTCTTCAATAGAACTTCCTTGCTTTGGCTCGAACAGTTGCAATCAAGAATCCCAGACACTGACCTCTGCACTTTTGAGGACATCAAGAAGCTGGTAGCGGCGGCAGAATTCTCGGCAGACGCCACACTGAATTCGGCCAAGTTCGCTTCCAGGTCCCTGGCCTCTTCCCTGACAGTCCGACGACTGCTGTGGCTCCGGTACTGGCAAGCAGACATGAAGTACAAGTGGAAGTTGGCTTCTTCTCCCTACACAG ATTACACAACTGACTGCCACCTTTAG
- the LOC139166208 gene encoding lamina-associated polypeptide 2-like isoform X1 yields the protein MEPSAEGDSRQGNERPSEPAPKREKPTLGRRPRETQEPEITPQMRLMITEAIARGIVAGVQKKQQGACPAPDKSLHQGKPTAPDNSEDPTLLQSPHSPASSRYSQKTLWGNEEEKELRVSEEKAGAPERPAFTGLFNPDLFKTLLSKAKATTGIGADPAVSDPSLDLSDPKSLVSSEPASEKEEIPTPKLFLDFVQQQWIQSEEDPLPSMKEKRFYNVDPNLRAALEIPTIDGPVVSLASPKFTSGDTDDALKEQDRGSEVTLRKVHQAAAWAVKSALAASFFNRTSLLWLEQLQSRIPDTDLCTFEDIKKLVAAAEFSADATLNSAKFASRSLASSLTVRRLLWLRYWQADMKYKWKLASSPYTGERIFGESLEPVLIENKEKGRIIPRADERSYFERPSAHDFSQPLPYHRELSPLEEDNVET from the exons atggagccttccgcggagGGAGACAGCCGCCAGGGAAAC GAAAGACCTTCGGAACCAGCTCCTAAGAGAGAAAAACCTACTTTGGGACGCCGCCCAAGGGAGACGCAGGAGCCAGAAATCACCCCACAAATGAGACTAATGATCACAGAGGCTATTGCTCGGGGCATTGTGGCAGGCGTGCAAAAAAAGCAACAGGGAGCCTGTCCAGCCCCTGACAAGAGCTTACACCAGGGGAAGCCGACTGCGCCAGATAACTCAGAGGACCCCACTCTTCTTCAAAGTCCTCATTCCCCTGCCTCTTCCAGATACAGCCAAAAAACCCTCTGGGGtaatgaggaagaaaaagaactAAGGGTATCTGAGGAAAAAGCAGGGGCTCCAGAACGCCCAGCCTTCACAGGACTCTTCAACCCTGACTTGTTTAAGACACTTCTCTCCAAAGCCAAGGCGACAACTGGGATAGGAGCAGACCCAGCTGTGTCGGATCCATCCTTGGACTTATCTGACCCCAAGAGTCTGGTGTCCTCAGAGCCTGCTTCTGAAAAGGAGGAGATCCCCACCCCAAAATTATTCCTGGATTTTGTCCAGCAGCAATGGATTCAATCAGAGGAGGACCCTTTACCGAGCATGAAGGAGAAGCGTTTCTACAATGTGGACCCAAATCTCAGGGCGGCGTTAGAAATACCAACAATTGACGGGCCCGTGGTGTCCTTAGCCTCCCCTAAATTTACATCCGGTGACACGGACGATGCCTTAAAAGAACAAGATAGGGGGTCAGAAGTGACGCTCCGCAAAGTCCATCAAGCGGCTGCCTGGGCGGTTAAGTCGGCTCTGGCTGCTTCCTTCTTCAATAGAACTTCCTTGCTTTGGCTCGAACAGTTGCAATCAAGAATCCCAGACACTGACCTCTGCACTTTTGAGGACATCAAGAAGCTGGTAGCGGCGGCAGAATTCTCGGCAGACGCCACACTGAATTCGGCCAAGTTCGCTTCCAGGTCCCTGGCCTCTTCCCTGACAGTCCGACGACTGCTGTGGCTCCGGTACTGGCAAGCAGACATGAAGTACAAGTGGAAGTTGGCTTCTTCTCCCTACACAGGTGAAAGGATATTCGGAGAGTCCTTAGAGCCTGTGCTCATAGAGaacaaagagaaagggagaattaTACCCCGCGCTGATGAGAGGTCCTATTTTGAAAGGCCTTCCGCACATGACTTCTCACAGCCACTACCATACCACCGAGAACTGAGTCCTTTGGAGGAGGACAATGTAGAAACTTGA